The proteins below are encoded in one region of Streptomyces marianii:
- a CDS encoding regulator, whose translation MTDRPPQRTPNRQLAALIAEAGFSNAGLARRVDQLGLEHGLDLRYDKTSVTRWLRGQQPRGTTPALIAEVFTRRLGRRLSAQDLGLDACAPVYAGLEFAATPEEAVDIVSGLWRKDSGSHAELRKIAFTPAGLVVPSRDWLIGRADERVARGEPVPSGAQARVPGQGGRASVPRQRGTDRGPGQRVGPGDIAALRSVGELFRTLDHAYGGGHARQALVRYLEHEAEPMLRGAYGESTGRRLFGAVADLTRLAGWTSFDIAAHGLAQRYFVQALRLAQAAGDRAYGAYVLVTMARQAVYLGHGREAVQLTRVAQQGVGSAASPAVQALLHAVEARGHGVLGEVRSCTASLVRAERALDTARPGDDVPHWARFFDEAQLADEFGHCHRDLQQYRAAVQHAERSLQLCAPGFARSRLFCRVVLATSRLGLGELDQACALGAEAAQQASEMRSARAIEYVRDFERRLEPYRDAAAVRTYRDRVAAMG comes from the coding sequence ATGACGGACCGACCCCCGCAGCGCACCCCGAACCGCCAGCTCGCCGCCCTCATCGCCGAAGCCGGCTTCTCCAACGCGGGGCTGGCCCGCCGGGTGGACCAGCTCGGCCTGGAGCACGGCCTCGACCTGCGGTACGACAAGACGTCCGTGACGCGCTGGCTGCGCGGGCAGCAGCCGCGCGGCACCACACCGGCACTGATCGCCGAGGTGTTCACCCGGCGGCTCGGGCGGCGGCTGTCGGCCCAGGACCTGGGCCTGGACGCGTGTGCGCCGGTCTACGCGGGGCTGGAGTTCGCCGCCACCCCCGAGGAGGCCGTGGACATCGTCAGCGGACTCTGGCGCAAGGACTCGGGCAGCCACGCCGAACTGCGCAAGATCGCGTTCACTCCGGCCGGGCTCGTCGTCCCGAGCCGCGACTGGTTGATCGGCCGCGCCGACGAGCGGGTGGCCCGCGGGGAGCCCGTGCCGAGCGGAGCGCAGGCCAGGGTGCCGGGGCAGGGCGGCCGCGCGTCGGTGCCGCGGCAGCGCGGCACCGACCGCGGCCCGGGCCAGCGGGTCGGGCCCGGCGACATCGCGGCCCTGCGGTCGGTCGGCGAGCTCTTCCGGACCCTCGACCACGCCTACGGCGGCGGTCACGCCCGTCAGGCGCTCGTCCGCTACCTGGAGCACGAGGCCGAGCCGATGCTGCGCGGGGCGTACGGGGAGAGCACCGGACGCCGGCTGTTCGGGGCGGTCGCGGACCTCACCCGGCTGGCGGGCTGGACGTCGTTCGACATCGCCGCCCACGGCCTCGCCCAGCGGTACTTCGTCCAGGCGCTGCGGCTGGCCCAAGCCGCGGGCGACCGTGCCTACGGGGCGTACGTGCTGGTCACCATGGCCCGGCAGGCCGTCTACCTAGGGCACGGACGAGAGGCCGTCCAGCTCACCCGGGTCGCCCAGCAGGGCGTCGGCTCCGCCGCCTCGCCGGCCGTCCAGGCCCTGCTGCACGCGGTCGAGGCCCGCGGGCACGGCGTGCTCGGGGAGGTGCGCTCCTGCACGGCCTCGCTCGTCCGGGCCGAGCGCGCCCTGGACACCGCCCGGCCCGGGGACGACGTGCCGCACTGGGCACGGTTCTTCGACGAGGCGCAGCTGGCCGACGAGTTCGGGCACTGCCACCGGGATCTGCAGCAGTACCGAGCGGCCGTGCAGCACGCCGAGCGCTCCCTCCAGCTGTGCGCCCCGGGTTTCGCGCGCAGCCGCCTCTTCTGCCGAGTCGTCCTCGCCACCTCCCGGCTCGGCCTGGGGGAGCTGGACCAGGCGTGCGCTCTCGGTGCGGAGGCGGCGCAGCAGGCCTCGGAGATGCGGTCGGCCAGGGCCATCGAGTACGTGCGCGACTTCGAGCGACGGCTGGAGCCCTACCGCGACGCGGCCGCGGTCCGCACCTACCGGGACCGTGTCGCGGCGATGGGCTGA
- a CDS encoding NAD(P)/FAD-dependent oxidoreductase: MLSSARHADVVIVGAGIAGLAAAHRLTSAGVTVVVLEAGPKVGGRTATGELDGFRLDRTVRLLSTSYPELRRTPALAGLPLSRFSPGVLVHSEGRHHRAGEVLGMRGTGGARRARGALTAARALASSPRTPLGGAFDQARLAAALGRLAATPPRRLLARRELPAHEALFSRGLPPRTVHGFLRPLLAALLNDAELVSSSRCTDLVLRGFARGRLCVPTGGADRLPELLADALPPGTVLTGARVTEASISSVTTEEHGTFTCRSLLVATGARAAAELLPGLRVPDFHPLTVVHHTAPATPLAEPALVLDADGSGPVAHTAVMSEVDPSRAPEGRVLVTSAVLGDPPAALDERVRAHLATLYGTSTADWELLDVHHDPEAVPAMPVPHDLRRPVRLLCGLYVCGGHRDTSTVQGALYSGRRAAHAVLRDFGIQPELAPALLGTAAA, encoded by the coding sequence GTGCTCAGCAGCGCACGCCACGCGGACGTCGTCATCGTCGGAGCCGGGATCGCCGGGCTCGCGGCGGCTCATCGGCTGACCAGTGCGGGAGTCACGGTCGTCGTACTGGAGGCCGGACCCAAGGTGGGGGGCCGGACGGCCACCGGGGAGCTGGACGGGTTCCGGCTCGACCGGACGGTCCGGCTGCTCAGCACCTCGTATCCGGAACTCCGCCGCACCCCCGCCCTGGCCGGCCTCCCGCTGAGCCGGTTCTCGCCCGGCGTGCTCGTGCACAGCGAGGGCCGGCACCACCGCGCCGGAGAGGTCCTCGGCATGCGCGGGACGGGAGGCGCGCGGCGCGCGAGGGGCGCACTGACTGCGGCGCGCGCCCTGGCAAGCTCCCCCCGGACACCTCTCGGCGGCGCCTTCGACCAGGCCCGGCTCGCGGCGGCGCTCGGACGGCTCGCCGCGACACCGCCCCGGCGCCTGCTGGCCCGGCGTGAACTTCCCGCACATGAGGCCCTGTTCAGCCGCGGTCTGCCCCCACGGACCGTTCACGGCTTCCTCCGGCCGCTGCTCGCCGCCCTGTTGAACGACGCCGAGCTGGTCTCCTCCAGCCGCTGCACCGACCTCGTGCTGCGCGGCTTCGCGCGCGGTCGGCTCTGTGTGCCGACGGGCGGCGCCGACAGGCTTCCCGAACTGCTCGCGGACGCGCTGCCGCCGGGCACCGTGCTCACCGGTGCCCGGGTCACCGAGGCGTCCATCTCCTCGGTCACCACCGAGGAGCACGGCACCTTCACCTGCCGCTCCCTGCTCGTGGCGACGGGAGCCCGGGCCGCGGCGGAGCTCCTCCCGGGGCTTCGGGTGCCGGACTTCCACCCGCTGACGGTCGTGCACCACACCGCCCCTGCGACGCCGTTGGCCGAGCCGGCCCTGGTGCTGGACGCGGACGGCTCCGGTCCGGTCGCGCACACGGCGGTGATGAGCGAGGTCGACCCGTCGCGTGCGCCCGAGGGCCGCGTGCTGGTCACCTCCGCCGTGCTGGGCGATCCGCCCGCCGCGCTCGACGAAAGGGTCCGGGCCCACCTCGCGACGCTGTACGGGACGTCCACCGCCGACTGGGAGCTGCTGGACGTGCACCACGACCCGGAAGCCGTCCCCGCCATGCCCGTACCCCACGACCTGCGCCGGCCGGTGCGGCTGCTCTGCGGGCTCTACGTCTGCGGAGGCCACCGGGACACGAGCACCGTCCAGGGCGCGCTGTATTCGGGGCGCCGGGCGGCGCACGCGGTACTGCGCGACTTCGGCATCCAGCCGGAACTCGCACCCGCGCTGCTCGGTACCGCCGCGGCCTGA
- a CDS encoding TIGR01777 family oxidoreductase: MRIAVTGAGGLIGSALVRSLRAEGAGGHEVVRLVRRAPRAADEVRWDPARQYVDAAGLVGCEAVVHLAGAGVGDRRWSEAYKKEIRDSRVLGTAALAEALASLEEPPRVLVCGSAIGYYGDTGDRAVDENAPPGAGFLPGVCEEWEAAAAPAEEAGVRVAFARTGLVVAREGGAWGRLFPVFRAGLGGRLGSGRQFWSFISLQDEVAALRHIVDTDTLSGPVNLTAPDPLTNREVTAAMGRVLHRPTLLTVPPVALRVYLGEFAEDVLGSQRVVPRKLLDSGFAFSHPSIDEAIRAALA, encoded by the coding sequence ATGCGTATTGCTGTGACGGGCGCGGGCGGTCTGATCGGTTCGGCACTGGTGCGTTCCCTGCGAGCCGAAGGCGCGGGTGGGCACGAGGTGGTGCGGCTCGTCAGACGGGCGCCTCGGGCCGCGGACGAGGTCCGGTGGGACCCGGCTCGGCAGTACGTGGACGCGGCGGGGCTCGTCGGCTGCGAGGCGGTCGTCCATCTCGCGGGCGCCGGCGTGGGCGACCGGCGCTGGAGCGAGGCGTACAAGAAGGAGATCCGGGACAGCCGGGTGCTCGGCACGGCCGCACTCGCGGAGGCGCTGGCGTCACTGGAGGAGCCGCCGCGAGTGCTGGTGTGCGGCTCGGCGATCGGGTACTACGGCGACACGGGCGACCGCGCGGTCGACGAGAACGCGCCCCCCGGCGCGGGCTTCCTGCCCGGTGTCTGCGAGGAGTGGGAGGCCGCGGCGGCACCGGCCGAGGAGGCGGGCGTCCGGGTGGCGTTCGCCCGCACGGGACTGGTGGTGGCGCGTGAGGGCGGTGCGTGGGGAAGGCTCTTCCCGGTGTTCCGGGCGGGCCTGGGCGGGCGGCTGGGCAGCGGCCGCCAGTTCTGGAGCTTCATCTCCCTGCAGGACGAGGTCGCGGCGCTGCGCCACATCGTGGACACGGACACGCTGTCGGGCCCGGTCAATCTGACCGCTCCGGATCCGCTGACCAATCGCGAGGTGACGGCGGCGATGGGCCGTGTGCTCCACCGTCCGACCCTGCTCACGGTGCCGCCGGTCGCCCTGCGGGTGTATCTCGGCGAGTTCGCGGAGGACGTCCTCGGCAGCCAGCGGGTCGTGCCGAGGAAGCTCCTCGACTCCGGCTTCGCCTTCTCCCATCCGTCCATCGACGAGGCGATCCGCGCGGCGCTCGCCTGA
- a CDS encoding GNAT family N-acetyltransferase yields the protein MSEPGTPFVIRPAQGTDDTALAELDRATWSTLHAVQPRPVPPYRPFFDEAHPPEQHLVAEPVTEGAVGDGRIAGYIRVCAPTPLSCNQHVRQIQGLAVADWARGLGVARALLRAAGDAARREGAVRLTLRVLGHNTPARRLYESEGYTVEGVLPGEFFLAGRYVDDVLMGCPLTG from the coding sequence ATGTCCGAACCCGGCACGCCCTTCGTCATACGCCCGGCACAGGGAACCGACGACACCGCCCTCGCCGAACTCGACCGCGCCACCTGGTCGACGCTGCACGCCGTCCAGCCGCGCCCGGTCCCCCCGTACCGGCCGTTCTTCGACGAAGCCCACCCGCCGGAGCAGCACCTGGTCGCCGAACCCGTGACCGAAGGAGCGGTCGGTGACGGAAGAATCGCCGGGTACATCCGTGTCTGCGCCCCCACGCCGCTCTCCTGCAACCAGCACGTACGCCAGATCCAGGGCCTCGCGGTGGCCGACTGGGCGCGCGGACTGGGCGTCGCGCGGGCGCTGCTCCGCGCCGCCGGTGACGCCGCACGCCGGGAGGGCGCGGTCCGCCTCACCCTGCGGGTGCTCGGGCACAACACCCCGGCCCGCCGGCTCTACGAGTCGGAGGGCTACACCGTCGAGGGAGTCCTGCCCGGCGAGTTCTTCCTCGCCGGGCGGTACGTCGACGACGTGCTCATGGGGTGCCCGCTCACCGGGTAG
- a CDS encoding TetR/AcrR family transcriptional regulator: MSTKPPSPRRPLTERRKAATRLEIARAAAELFTERGPNATSAEEIAERAGVALRTFYRYFRNKQDAAGPLLAMAAERWRALLAAAGPGTPLPEVLERTLAAALSVPEGGSAEGLRRTRALLRAAVRDPALRAVWYRVNQESEERLVPVLAGLAGPDADPLELRLAAAVAVDALRIGLEVWAASDAPPGAAGDTGSPADPAVRCLRELSGGLRPLAPATRATR; encoded by the coding sequence GTGAGCACCAAGCCGCCGTCACCTCGCCGGCCGCTGACCGAGCGCCGCAAGGCCGCGACCCGGCTGGAGATCGCCCGCGCCGCCGCGGAACTGTTCACGGAGCGCGGCCCGAATGCCACGTCGGCCGAGGAGATCGCGGAGCGGGCCGGGGTGGCCCTGCGCACGTTCTACCGGTACTTCCGCAACAAACAGGACGCCGCCGGGCCGTTGCTCGCCATGGCCGCCGAGCGCTGGCGGGCGCTCCTCGCGGCCGCCGGCCCGGGCACCCCGCTGCCCGAGGTCCTGGAGCGGACGCTCGCCGCGGCGCTGTCGGTGCCGGAGGGAGGATCGGCCGAGGGGCTGCGCCGTACCCGGGCGCTGCTGCGCGCGGCGGTACGGGATCCGGCGCTGCGGGCTGTCTGGTACCGGGTGAACCAGGAGTCGGAGGAACGCCTGGTACCGGTGCTCGCCGGGCTGGCCGGGCCGGACGCCGACCCCTTGGAACTGCGGCTCGCGGCGGCGGTCGCCGTGGACGCGCTGCGGATCGGACTGGAGGTCTGGGCCGCGTCGGACGCGCCGCCCGGGGCGGCGGGCGATACCGGGTCGCCGGCCGACCCGGCGGTGCGGTGTCTGCGCGAACTGTCCGGCGGGCTCCGCCCGTTGGCCCCCGCGACCCGGGCTACCCGGTGA
- a CDS encoding DUF4240 domain-containing protein: protein MDETEFWEIVDSTREAAEGDPEDHADLLVERLLQLDPDSVVDFARHFESRYNRAYRWDLWGAATVLLDGASDDAFDYFRCWLIGQGREVFEGAVHDPDSLAELLDDFDEEIDGDGEELGYAADEAYEQLTGTAAPDLGIPAQSAEPEGTPFDLENDRVLAERFPALWERFGS from the coding sequence ATGGACGAGACGGAGTTCTGGGAGATCGTCGACAGCACGCGCGAGGCCGCCGAGGGCGACCCCGAGGACCACGCCGACCTGCTCGTCGAGCGGCTGCTGCAGCTCGACCCCGACTCCGTCGTGGACTTCGCACGGCACTTCGAGTCCCGCTACAACCGTGCGTACCGCTGGGATCTGTGGGGGGCGGCCACCGTGCTGCTGGACGGGGCGAGCGACGACGCGTTCGACTACTTCCGCTGCTGGCTGATCGGCCAGGGCCGGGAGGTCTTCGAGGGCGCCGTGCACGACCCGGACTCCCTCGCCGAACTTCTGGACGACTTCGACGAGGAGATCGACGGAGACGGTGAGGAGCTGGGGTACGCGGCCGACGAGGCCTACGAGCAGCTCACCGGAACGGCCGCACCCGATCTGGGGATCCCCGCGCAGTCCGCGGAACCGGAGGGCACCCCGTTCGACCTCGAGAACGACCGGGTGCTCGCGGAGCGGTTCCCGGCGCTGTGGGAACGCTTCGGGTCCTAG
- a CDS encoding SDR family oxidoreductase translates to MTTETALQGKIVLVAGATRGAGRAIAVQLGAAGATVYVTGRTTRERVSEVGRPTETIEETAELVTAAGGLGVAVPTDHLDAAAVRALVARVDEEHGRLDVLVNDVWGGEHLVVWDTKMWETDLDRGLRMLELGVRSHIITSSCALPLLARRPGGLVVEVTDGTAETNRRFRENFYYDLAKNAPIRMAFTLGEDLKDTGCTAVCVTPGYLRSEQMLEAFGVREDNWRDAVAHQPHFAVAESPVYVGRAVAALAADPDRARWNGRSLSSGQLAREYGFTDTDGSRPDAWAYFEDVVYGGKEGTAEDYR, encoded by the coding sequence ATGACGACCGAAACAGCACTGCAGGGGAAGATCGTGCTCGTCGCGGGCGCGACACGGGGCGCGGGCCGGGCCATCGCCGTACAACTGGGCGCGGCGGGCGCCACCGTCTATGTCACCGGACGCACCACGAGGGAGCGCGTCAGCGAGGTCGGCCGGCCGACCGAGACCATCGAGGAGACGGCCGAACTGGTCACGGCGGCGGGCGGCCTGGGCGTCGCGGTCCCCACCGACCACCTCGACGCGGCCGCGGTCCGCGCGCTCGTCGCCCGCGTCGACGAGGAGCACGGCCGGCTGGACGTCCTCGTCAACGACGTCTGGGGCGGCGAACACCTCGTCGTCTGGGACACCAAGATGTGGGAGACCGACCTCGACCGCGGACTGCGCATGCTGGAACTGGGCGTCCGCAGCCACATCATCACCAGCAGCTGCGCCCTGCCCCTGCTCGCGCGCAGGCCCGGCGGGCTCGTCGTCGAGGTCACCGACGGCACGGCGGAGACCAACCGCCGCTTCCGTGAGAACTTCTACTACGACCTCGCCAAGAACGCCCCGATCCGTATGGCGTTCACCCTCGGCGAGGATCTGAAGGACACCGGCTGCACCGCGGTGTGCGTGACGCCGGGCTATCTGCGCTCCGAGCAGATGCTGGAGGCCTTCGGGGTCCGTGAGGACAACTGGCGGGACGCGGTCGCCCACCAGCCCCACTTCGCCGTCGCCGAGTCGCCGGTGTACGTCGGCCGCGCCGTCGCCGCCCTCGCCGCCGACCCGGACCGGGCCCGCTGGAACGGCCGGTCGCTCTCCAGCGGACAGCTGGCCCGGGAGTACGGCTTCACGGACACCGACGGGAGCCGGCCGGACGCCTGGGCGTACTTCGAGGACGTCGTGTACGGGGGCAAGGAGGGGACGGCGGAGGACTACCGCTGA
- a CDS encoding helix-turn-helix transcriptional regulator — protein sequence MRAARLIKMVLLLQSRPSMTAAELARELEVSERTVTRDALALSEAGVPVYADRGRAGGYRLVGGYRTRLTGLARSEAEALFLSGVPGALREMGLEDAASAARLKVSAALIPALRDASRSAAQRFHLDAPGWYQEPQTPDLLPVVAEAVWDDLVVTARYRDAERRLEPYGLVLKAGVWYLCALADGTSFRVYRIDRFTAVSLTAERFERDASFDLPAFWEERAAQFARSILRAEVVLRLSPEAARRLPHVTDRAAAEEALAAAGPADDRGWRTITLPVESEVVAFAQLLSLGPESEVLGPEGLRERFAEAAAGMHALYGGPPAGTAAQR from the coding sequence ATGCGCGCTGCCCGGCTCATCAAGATGGTCCTGCTGCTCCAGTCCCGCCCCTCCATGACCGCCGCCGAGCTCGCCCGGGAGCTGGAGGTCTCCGAGCGGACCGTCACCCGGGACGCGCTCGCACTGTCGGAGGCGGGGGTCCCGGTGTACGCGGACCGCGGGAGGGCAGGGGGGTACCGGCTCGTCGGCGGGTACCGGACCCGGCTGACCGGGCTGGCCAGGAGCGAGGCCGAGGCGCTGTTCCTGTCCGGGGTGCCCGGGGCGCTGCGCGAGATGGGACTGGAGGACGCGGCCTCCGCCGCGCGACTCAAGGTCTCCGCCGCGCTGATCCCGGCGCTGCGGGACGCCTCACGCTCCGCGGCGCAGCGGTTCCATCTGGACGCGCCCGGCTGGTACCAGGAGCCGCAGACCCCGGACCTGCTGCCGGTGGTCGCCGAGGCCGTGTGGGACGACCTGGTGGTGACGGCCCGCTACCGGGACGCCGAGCGCCGGCTGGAGCCGTACGGCCTCGTGCTGAAGGCCGGGGTCTGGTACCTGTGCGCCCTCGCCGACGGCACGTCGTTCCGCGTCTACCGCATCGACCGGTTCACGGCCGTCTCCCTGACCGCCGAGCGCTTCGAGCGGGACGCGTCCTTCGATCTGCCCGCTTTCTGGGAGGAGCGCGCCGCGCAGTTCGCCCGGTCGATCCTGCGGGCCGAGGTGGTGCTGCGGCTGTCCCCGGAGGCGGCCCGCCGGCTGCCCCACGTCACGGACCGGGCCGCCGCCGAGGAGGCGCTGGCGGCGGCGGGCCCGGCGGACGACCGGGGGTGGCGCACGATCACGCTGCCGGTGGAGTCCGAGGTGGTGGCGTTCGCCCAGCTCCTGTCGCTCGGACCGGAGTCGGAGGTACTGGGCCCGGAAGGCCTCCGCGAGAGGTTCGCGGAGGCCGCGGCCGGCATGCACGCCCTCTACGGGGGCCCGCCCGCCGGGACCGCGGCTCAGCGGTAG
- the aceE gene encoding pyruvate dehydrogenase (acetyl-transferring), homodimeric type, whose protein sequence is MTDPVAMLPSELDQLPDRDTEETAEWAASLDAVTKAAGPHRAAYLMRRTLQHAEGVEGLDLPKLLETDHVNTIPTAAEPVPAGDEEMERRITAWNRWNAAAMVTRGAKHGVGGHIATFASAAWLYETGFNHFFRGKEQDGSGDQLYIQGHASPGIYARAFLDGRLTEAHLDNFRQEAGGSGLPSYPHPRRLPWLWEFPTVSMGLGPLSAIYQARFNRYLTNRGIKDVSASHVWAFLGDGEMDEPESTAALALASREGLDNLTFVINCNLQRLDGPVRANFKIVQELEAQFRGAGWNVVKTLWGNAWDELFQLDTTGALVRRLREVPDAQVQTYQTRDAAYIREDFFGKDPALVEMAKLLSDDRILECFHLSRGGHEPRKVYAAYKAALEFKGAPTVILAQTVKGYTLGEGFASKNANHQMKKLTADEFKAMRDLLDLPIRDGDFTDGQVPYGHPGADSPEVRYLQERRAALGGPAPARRVHPVAPLPAPAEKAFAAFDKGSGNQSVATTMAFVRLVKDLIRDKETGRRWVPIVPDEARTFGMESLFPSLGIYSPKGQTYEPVDRDQLMYYREAKNGQILNEGITEAGSMADFIAAASSYATHGETMIPFYIFYSMFGWQRTADQMWQLADQLGKGFLVGATAGRTTLTGEGLQHADGHSPVIAATNPAALTYDPAFAYEVAAIVKDGLRRMFGEARPDEDPDVFYYLTVYNEPMPQPAKPEGVDEGIVRGLYRFREGEGAADDPRIQLLASGTAIHWALEAQRLLAAEWGVTADVWSATSWTELRRDALEADEALLRGESRIPYVRQALEGAEGPVLAVSDYMRQVPDQIAQWVEQDWSSLGADGFGLSDTREAARRHFGVDAQSIVVAALAQLARRGEVPASAVKDARERYGF, encoded by the coding sequence ATGACCGACCCCGTAGCCATGCTTCCGAGCGAGCTCGACCAGCTCCCGGACCGTGACACCGAGGAGACCGCCGAATGGGCGGCCTCCCTGGACGCCGTCACCAAGGCCGCCGGCCCCCATCGCGCCGCGTACCTGATGCGCCGCACCCTCCAGCACGCCGAGGGCGTCGAGGGGCTCGACCTGCCCAAGCTTCTGGAGACGGACCACGTCAACACCATCCCCACCGCCGCCGAGCCCGTCCCGGCCGGTGACGAGGAGATGGAGCGCCGGATCACCGCCTGGAACCGGTGGAACGCCGCCGCGATGGTGACCCGCGGCGCCAAGCACGGCGTCGGCGGCCACATCGCCACCTTCGCCTCCGCAGCCTGGCTCTACGAGACCGGCTTCAACCACTTCTTCCGCGGCAAGGAGCAGGACGGCTCCGGCGACCAGCTCTACATCCAGGGCCACGCCTCCCCCGGCATCTACGCCCGCGCCTTCCTCGACGGGCGTCTCACCGAGGCGCACCTCGACAACTTCCGCCAGGAGGCGGGCGGCAGCGGCCTGCCGTCCTACCCGCACCCGCGCCGACTGCCCTGGCTGTGGGAGTTTCCGACGGTCTCCATGGGCCTCGGCCCGTTGTCGGCGATCTACCAGGCGCGCTTCAACCGCTATCTGACCAACCGCGGCATCAAGGACGTCTCCGCTTCGCACGTCTGGGCGTTCCTCGGCGACGGCGAGATGGACGAGCCCGAGTCGACCGCGGCGCTCGCCCTGGCCAGCCGTGAGGGTCTGGACAACCTGACCTTCGTGATCAACTGCAATCTCCAGCGCCTCGACGGGCCGGTCCGCGCCAACTTCAAGATCGTGCAGGAGCTGGAGGCCCAGTTCCGCGGTGCCGGCTGGAACGTCGTGAAGACGCTCTGGGGCAACGCCTGGGACGAGCTGTTCCAGCTCGACACCACGGGCGCCCTGGTCCGCCGGCTGCGCGAGGTCCCGGACGCACAGGTCCAGACGTACCAGACGCGCGACGCCGCCTACATCCGCGAGGACTTCTTCGGCAAGGACCCCGCGCTCGTCGAGATGGCGAAGCTGCTCTCGGACGACAGGATCCTGGAGTGCTTCCACCTCTCGCGCGGTGGACACGAGCCGCGCAAGGTGTACGCCGCGTACAAGGCCGCGCTGGAGTTCAAGGGCGCCCCGACGGTGATCCTGGCCCAGACGGTCAAGGGCTACACGCTCGGCGAGGGCTTCGCGTCCAAGAACGCCAACCACCAGATGAAGAAGCTGACGGCGGACGAGTTCAAGGCCATGCGGGACCTGCTCGACCTGCCGATCAGGGACGGCGACTTCACCGACGGACAGGTGCCCTACGGCCACCCCGGTGCGGACTCCCCCGAGGTCCGCTACCTCCAGGAGCGCCGCGCGGCCCTCGGCGGACCGGCCCCGGCCCGCCGCGTCCACCCGGTCGCCCCGCTGCCCGCGCCCGCCGAGAAGGCCTTCGCCGCCTTCGACAAGGGCTCCGGCAACCAGTCGGTGGCGACGACCATGGCGTTCGTCCGCCTGGTCAAGGACCTGATCCGCGACAAGGAGACCGGCAGGCGCTGGGTCCCGATCGTCCCGGACGAGGCCCGTACCTTCGGTATGGAGTCGCTGTTCCCGTCACTCGGCATCTACTCGCCGAAGGGCCAGACGTACGAGCCGGTCGACCGCGACCAGCTCATGTACTACCGCGAGGCGAAGAACGGCCAGATCCTCAACGAGGGCATCACCGAGGCCGGTTCGATGGCGGACTTCATCGCCGCCGCGTCGTCGTACGCGACGCACGGCGAGACGATGATCCCCTTCTACATCTTCTACTCGATGTTCGGCTGGCAGCGGACCGCCGACCAGATGTGGCAGCTCGCCGACCAGCTCGGCAAGGGCTTCCTCGTCGGCGCCACGGCAGGCCGTACGACCCTGACGGGCGAGGGCCTGCAGCACGCGGACGGCCACTCGCCGGTGATCGCGGCGACGAACCCGGCGGCGCTCACGTACGACCCGGCGTTCGCCTACGAGGTCGCGGCCATCGTCAAGGACGGTCTGCGCCGGATGTTCGGCGAGGCCCGCCCGGACGAGGACCCGGACGTCTTCTACTACCTGACGGTCTACAACGAGCCGATGCCGCAGCCCGCGAAGCCGGAGGGCGTCGACGAGGGCATCGTCCGCGGCCTGTACCGCTTCAGGGAGGGCGAGGGCGCGGCGGACGACCCGCGCATCCAGCTGCTCGCGTCGGGCACGGCGATCCACTGGGCGCTGGAGGCGCAGCGTCTGCTGGCCGCCGAGTGGGGCGTCACGGCGGACGTGTGGTCGGCGACGTCCTGGACCGAGCTGCGGCGCGACGCCCTGGAGGCGGACGAGGCGCTGCTGCGCGGCGAGTCCCGGATCCCGTACGTGCGCCAGGCTCTGGAGGGCGCCGAGGGTCCGGTGCTCGCGGTGAGCGACTACATGCGGCAGGTGCCGGACCAGATCGCCCAGTGGGTGGAGCAGGACTGGTCGTCGCTGGGAGCGGACGGCTTCGGTCTGTCGGACACCCGTGAGGCGGCGCGCCGCCACTTCGGTGTGGACGCGCAGTCGATCGTGGTCGCCGCGCTGGCGCAGCTCGCGCGGCGCGGGGAGGTCCCCGCGTCCGCGGTCAAGGACGCCCGCGAGCGCTACGGCTTCTGA
- a CDS encoding GntR family transcriptional regulator: MTMPVVHSLRDQIREHIVEGIVSGRWKPGERIVERRIATELAVSQTPVREALRELESLRLIESAPNKGVRVRNLTAADLEESYPVRAGLEQIAAELAAERLAADCSALEPHVAALYEADRAADGTAQVRHTVAFHRELVKAAGNGVLLHTWEGLGIEVFTALSIRWLGTKQKSYAEEHEELVEAFRRRDPQIGALVKAHVLGCAPRA, from the coding sequence ATGACCATGCCCGTCGTCCACTCGCTGCGCGATCAGATCCGCGAGCACATCGTGGAGGGCATCGTCAGCGGCCGCTGGAAGCCGGGCGAGCGGATCGTCGAGCGCCGTATCGCCACGGAACTGGCCGTGAGCCAGACGCCCGTACGGGAGGCCCTGCGGGAGCTGGAGTCCCTGCGGCTGATCGAGTCCGCCCCCAACAAGGGCGTCCGGGTGCGCAACCTCACCGCAGCGGACCTCGAGGAGAGCTACCCGGTCCGGGCCGGCCTGGAGCAGATCGCCGCCGAGCTGGCCGCGGAGCGGCTGGCCGCCGACTGCTCGGCACTGGAGCCGCACGTCGCGGCGCTGTACGAGGCGGACCGTGCCGCGGACGGGACGGCGCAGGTGCGGCACACGGTGGCGTTCCACCGGGAGCTGGTGAAGGCGGCGGGCAACGGGGTGCTGCTGCACACCTGGGAGGGTCTGGGGATCGAGGTCTTCACCGCGCTGTCCATCCGGTGGCTGGGGACGAAGCAGAAGTCGTACGCGGAGGAGCACGAGGAGCTGGTGGAGGCGTTCCGCCGGCGTGATCCGCAGATCGGCGCCCTCGTGAAGGCCCACGTCCTGGGCTGCGCCCCCCGCGCATAG